A stretch of the Desulfobacter sp. genome encodes the following:
- the ybeY gene encoding rRNA maturation RNase YbeY, with amino-acid sequence MGHLKILIDNRQEAKLPTPPIRQKTEQILNALGCNDHELSLVIMDDKQIRELNKNFMGIDKPTNVLSFPMQEGQFSEITPGLLGDVVISLDRAKQEADSAGILVQERMSQLLIHGILHLLGFDHEQGENQAQKMEKKSIELLRIVEENKELNSL; translated from the coding sequence ATGGGACACCTAAAGATACTGATAGACAACCGGCAAGAAGCGAAACTCCCAACGCCCCCAATCCGTCAAAAGACCGAACAGATCTTAAACGCCTTGGGTTGTAATGATCATGAACTTTCCCTGGTGATCATGGATGATAAACAAATTCGGGAGTTGAACAAAAATTTCATGGGAATTGACAAACCCACAAATGTATTGTCCTTTCCCATGCAGGAAGGCCAGTTTTCAGAGATCACCCCAGGCCTTTTAGGGGATGTGGTGATTTCCCTGGACCGGGCAAAGCAGGAGGCAGACTCCGCAGGCATCCTTGTTCAGGAAAGAATGTCCCAGCTCTTGATTCACGGTATTCTCCATCTATTAGGCTTTGACCATGAACAAGGCGAAAACCAGGCCCAAAAAATGGAAAAAAAAAGTATTGAACTGCTTCGAATTGTTGAAGAAAACAAAGAACTAAACTCATTATAG
- a CDS encoding pyridoxine 5'-phosphate synthase, whose product MAELAVNVDHVATLREARGARYPEPVAAALAAETAGADAIVVHLREDMRHIQERDVRILRQVVKTRLILEMAATSQMLGIALDIKPDTVTLVPEKREELTTEGGLDLITHQAHVQEAVTTLKNAGIKVCIFIDPDLDQIKIAHKINADSIEIHTGAFCDAQTELDQRKEFSRIVDAAKIATKLNLAVNAGHGICYNSINAFKGLSEISEFSIGHSIIAKAVMTGMDTAVRDMQQLIKAL is encoded by the coding sequence ATGGCAGAGTTAGCAGTAAACGTTGATCATGTGGCAACCTTAAGAGAGGCCAGGGGGGCGAGATATCCGGAACCTGTGGCAGCGGCTCTGGCTGCAGAAACCGCAGGAGCGGACGCCATTGTGGTCCATTTGCGAGAAGATATGCGCCATATCCAGGAAAGGGATGTCAGGATATTGCGCCAGGTGGTGAAAACCCGGCTGATACTGGAAATGGCCGCCACCAGCCAGATGCTGGGGATTGCCCTGGATATCAAACCTGACACCGTCACTTTAGTCCCGGAAAAAAGAGAAGAGCTGACCACTGAAGGCGGCCTGGATCTTATTACCCACCAAGCCCACGTCCAGGAAGCCGTAACCACCTTAAAGAATGCCGGCATAAAGGTCTGCATCTTTATTGATCCGGATCTGGATCAGATCAAAATAGCCCATAAAATCAATGCCGATTCAATAGAAATTCACACAGGGGCCTTTTGCGATGCCCAAACAGAACTGGATCAGCGCAAAGAATTTTCACGGATTGTGGATGCCGCCAAGATCGCTACAAAACTGAATTTAGCGGTCAACGCAGGACACGGCATCTGCTACAATTCCATCAATGCCTTTAAAGGCCTCAGTGAAATCAGCGAATTCAGCATCGGACACAGTATTATTGCAAAGGCGGTAATGACGGGAATGGACACGGCGGTCAGGGACATGCAGCAACTGATTAAAGCCCTTTGA